One Gossypium arboreum isolate Shixiya-1 chromosome 13, ASM2569848v2, whole genome shotgun sequence genomic window, cctatatttaataatttattttaattttaatttgctaACCTTTCTTTCAATCTCATCGGTAGAGGACTCAATATCAGCCATTGATAATTTCTtctgcaaaatatatatattaatgaaatAGTAACAAAAACAACTTAAAATGGTTAATTGAGTCCTAGCTCGATTGACATAAATATTTTTGTCAATATAGGAAGATATAGGTTCGACTGTGCTGAAGTGCATAAAGGGATTAGATATGATCAGAACCTCATATTCATTTTAGGGTCTATGTTCGTAATTGTTAGTCCTGGTAATATAATCTCAAAAAATTGCATTTCTACTTAATTTCcatttcaaaataattaaaatagtaaaaaatacttcaatgttttaattttaaatatattaaaatttattttaatattttaatgaaaaatatttcCTTATTATCcttttattaataaatatgaataaataCTTGTTTTTAtgattcaaaataaatatttctaacaaAAAAATTCTCTATTAGTGTATAGAAGGCAtagaatataaaatttaaaatgttatctaaaaattcaataaataaaatttaagaaaaacatttttcaagagaaaagaaaatctaTTATTTTGTAATAAATTGACATAAATATTTAGAAATCAAATTCCACAAAAAGATTTTATATTTATAGTAAATAATCTTCACCCATACCCTTAAACTCGGATTGAATTACTAATTTTCAAGAAAGTCATCGTTTTCCTACCTCTAGCTTCGCCCCTGCTAAAGCTACTACTAACCTTTTACGAAACTTAGCAACCAACAAGGCAAGGTCTTGTTGAACTATCAAAGACTCCGGCGACGGCGAAGAACTGGTGTCGAGGGCGGAGAAAGGGAGAGTAGTACTCCGTGAAGTAAAAAATAATGATCCAGTGAAGCCTATTGTCATTTATGGGGATTACAAACAGATGAGAGGACTAATAAGCTCACAATTACAAATTATTATGGACTAATTTTCAAACTCTTGATTTTCTTGCACAAAGAAACCGTGCAATATGCACTTCGTATTTGCTTTTGCGATGAAAAGAGTAGGGGTTTGGGGGTTTGAATGTTAAAAAGAGAGGATTCTGTTGAAATGTAACAAAATTTTCCTAAAATTACTGAGCCCTCCCTTCTCTAATGTTtactatttcacatttttcttcttaGTCCCTTGGGTAATTCTACAAGTCAAAATTAGTACTTTTTtacattgttgtaattttgatagtataaaaattagggttttatcaaaataaatatggGATAAATATCACGTTTATGCATGAACTTTAATCCAATGTGCAATTCGATACATAaaatttgatttggtataatTATATACGTAAAGCTTGAATTgtggtttatgtatatatatgaaacttTGACTTTGACTCAATTgtgatttatataatttttaaaatttttaagtgttgATGTGATATATTCTTAAAGTATCACGTCATcatattttaatgaaatattaaGGCTCCGTTTGTTTCAACATAAAAGCTTTTACGGAAAACATTTTTAGCCTTTTTTGATATTTGTTTCATGTAAAATAGGATGATCAACGTAAAATTACCCATTATTCCCATAAAATGTCTTATCAAACTTTTTTTCATAAGATATTTTCCAAATTGATAAGGCTTTGTTCACTATAACACCCCCATACCCGACCTGAACATTGAGTCAAAGCACCGGGATGTTACATTCTCTACTACATTCTTcgcttatcaaatattttcttataaactttcattacttttcaatttaatccctttttgtcataaaagttcaatattcactaattaatcatattaaatcaatttttctcttgttacactttaatcacataatttatctCAATATCATGTTTCACATATTAAATTTCTATGTATTTCACTTGTATTATTTTATCCACATATTTTCTCaagtttaacaatttagtccttgttatcataaaatttccatatttttccACAATTTCACTCTTACAATACTTTATGCATATTTCATCATCTAATAACACATTCATTAAACTTTTATCATAATTTCCTTATTCACATATTAAATTGTTTCACACTTAAACTTTtgtacatttttcaatttagcccttattgCCATGTAATctatttttcacattataagcaCTTTGAtcaaataattcattataatatcttatttcacataacaaattttcatgcatatcacttctcttgtttcaattataaatttcacaaaatttacaACTTAATCCTTAACATCATGAAGATTCATTATTTACTATAATTTCACCTTAACATCACTTTGTAATCAATTCACTACTTCATTTAAACTATTTATcataaatctcaaatgtatgtttgtttcattgaaaatagCTTTATGAAATGTTTTTAGGAAATCTGtcaaacaacaaaaaatattttacacaaattCATCCAAATACCAGAAAATATTAGTTTTTCCGGAAgccattttcaatgaaacaaacggAGCCTAAGTCTAATAAAGACAAAATTGGGAAAAGTTGCTAAGTTTCAGAACTATTGTGGGCCAAaaaaattaggatcaaattgaaaaaattacccaagtagagggactaaatatcaatttatccaaaaataccaacataGGTTTTGTGGATAAagtacaaaaatagtcacttttgtttgcctcaaattacattttagtcacttatgtttgaaatgttatgttttagtcacttaagtTATTGTTTTGCTACGAAATGGTCACTCTATCCTTAAGCTTCGTTACCTCCCTAAAGGTGGTCCTACGTGGTAGTCCAAATgggggttttaaatgccaacttggatgtcctacgtggcagtccaaattaaatttatttaattaaaaacctattttcatcCAAGTAATtggacatccaagttggcatttaaaatccATTTGGATTACCACGTAGGACTGTTGTTAGGAAGGTAACAGAGTTTAACAGTACaatgaccacttcgtaacaaaatgataacgtaagtaactaaaacgtaacgttttaaatataaatgactaaaatataatttgagaCAAACAGAAgactcttaaatttttttttttgcttaccACAACAATTTCCAAGCAAACTCAAAACCAATCATCATTAACAAAAAGATTAACAAAGCGAAAGAAAATCCAAACTTATTTTTCACTTAATTTGTATAAATCCAAATTCAATAATAAATGAAATGTCAAATCTTTAAACCCGTTAATCTCGGTAATAAAATATGCCGATAAATCAAAGATTAAGCAATTATACTTTCTTTTCACTAATATTTTCTCgagaaaataatttaaagaaagaaaatatatatattaggaaatattttgattttgttagTGGGATTATTGCCTTTGGTGTTGATGGTGTCAAATTTATTTTAATCCCATTTTGGGGgacaaattaaagattaaaatgacaaagaaataaagaaaaaaaaaacaaatagagTCATCGTCCAAATTCACGTGTCCATTTAAGGAgggattttttttaaataaagtttGGTCTAATtctaaatttcatccttttactTTACAGTAGTTGAGAAATCAATCCctctattttaattttgttaaaatttgatTCTTATACTTTAGAAAAAATTGAGAAGTTAGTCTAATGGGAAAACATTATTAAACCTTGTTGTTAAATCCATATTCAAGAAACCGGTAGTTCAGTAATTTATATGTAAAAAGAAATTAGCAAAAATCAATAAATAACAAAATCAACAGTTTAAATTcatgtatttatttaattttcataaagtaTAAGgattgaattttatcaaataaaagtaaataaactaatttttttctttattttattaagtagagAGATGCAATTCATAATAAGGCGAATAAATTTTATCTCTTTTTGAGGTTTAAATTTGAATctaaatctataaaataattatatgatGAACTTAAAAAATTGGGATTCTTacaatctaaaataaaataacaaagttGAAACATAAATACCTTAAATTAACTCTTGAAACCTGATTATTACAAACAACTGAAACAAAgacatatatatttttgtatcaAAGCAAACAACATCATCACACACACTGAACtgaaaattgataattttaattaaaaatgaaaagtAATTTGAGAGGCtaagtataaaattttaagttgaaCAAAAtcttattatctaaattaagactaaaatttaaaaaaaatcaaaactcaaTCACTCAAAAGCAGTTTGTTCTAACTTACTTAAGTAATTTTGTTTTATAACCTAAATATTTTTCACTGGAAAATCATTTTTCctgtaaattttaagttaattatttGGTTGTCAATGGTTACCTAATTgaggttttttttaatttttaatttatttataatttgtattacaCCATCTTCATCTTTCAAATTTAAACCTACCATTTTCAATATCTTTGATTTCCCACATTTTCTCCCTCATTTTCTCCTGGATTTTTTGAataaatccatacatatatatatataatctcttacattttatattttatattaaatcccCAGTTTCCCTGTTTATCAACTTTGcgtgcctttttttttttgtgtgtgtgtgtgtgttttaagaATCGTCTCTAATGGTGGAAGATGATTCAAGCATTGTTTTAAACACAAAACAGACTGTTTTAGCAGCAGAAACATCGGATTCCGGCAACAGCGGTTACAAATTCCGGCCCGGAAAACGTTCCCGGTACGACCAGATTGGTTCCTTACCAAAGTTCAAAGGTGTTGTCCCACAACAAAATGGTCATTGGGGTGCACAAATATACGCCAACCATCAACGTATATGGCTCGGTACATTCAAGTCTGAAAACGAAGCTGCCATGGCATACGACAGCGCCGCCGTTAAACTCCGAAGCGGCGATTCTCACCGGAATTTCCCTTGGACCGAACAAAACATCCAAGAATCTGATTTTCAAAGCCTTTATTCAACTGAAGATGTTCTTAATATGATCAGAGATGGTTCATATCAAGCCAAATTTGAAGATTTCGTCAAAATTTTATCAAAAAGAGATGGGAAATTAAATACAGGCAGCAACGTAAACAAGAAACTTGTTCATGGTGATAAACAATTTTCATGCATGCAATTGTTTCAAAAAGAATTAACACCTAGTGATGTAGGTAAGCTTAATAGGTTAGTAATCCCAAAAAAATACGCCGTTAAATACTTCCCTCACATCTGTGGAACCGACCGACAAGTTTCCGCCGCTGGTGGTGGCGGCGTTGAAGACATTGAGCTTGTTTTTTACGACAAGTTAATGGTGACATGGAAGTTTCGTTACTGTTACTGGAAGAGTAGTCAAAGCTTTGTTTTTACAAGGGGATGGAGCAGGTTTGTGAAAGAGAAGAAGCTTAATGAAAATGATACTGTTACTTTTTATTCATGTGAATGCTCCGGTGAGGATCAAAATGGGAAGAGTTTTTTTCTTATTGATGTGAATTATAATGGTGAAAATGGGTTGGGATCGTCAGCGGCGGCGGTGGAGGAGGAGGACCGTCGTGATGATGATTTGGCGGTGGAGTTAGAGTTGAATTTGGGGTCGACGATCAAGGGTTATTGTAATAAAGTTATTGAAGGACTTGAAAATGGTGGACGTAATGTAAAGCAGAAAAGTGTTACCCTTTTTGGAGTACAAATTAATTGACTCTAacttttaaatttagaatttaatccttatatttttaatttttcaattttaatatatgtatataagtgtCTAACAAAGTGAATTTTAGTGTactttaatatatgtatataagtcTCTAACAAAGTGAATTTTAGTGTGATTTTAGCATTGGTTTTTTTGGGTAAATTAATGGAGGTTTTAAGGTTTGtaaatatgttttttttaattactttattgaATATGTTTGTTATTCgaagtaaaatttaaattttatttataaaaaattctgtatttatttatataaacacACAACTATCTAAATAGATATCTATTCTCGTAAAAGAGATGATGAAACAATAAACATATTACACTTGAGAAAGCTCAAAGGTGGAGGAGTCTAGAGATTATCATGATCCAAGAATGACCAATCTCGTAAGTAGAGAAGGCTAACTTTAGGGTAACAGAGAacctaaaagaaaaggaaaaaaactaaatataaaacacctaaaagaaagaaaatgccGTGCTAAGGAAGGCAACGATGATGAAggtgtttaaatttttgttaaaattgaattaattaattgaattaatttaattttgttaattagtCGGTGGTCAAATTTAGTTCGGTCGGTTAATGGTTTTTTAGATTCAGttatcaattaaattaatttgaaatCGGGTAATTAACCAAACTTAATAATTATGTAGTGTTTCAAGAATTCGTTAATTTGGTTAACTTTTAAGACAAATGAACATTATCgatgtatttttttttatatattttatacttgttttaaccaaaagacaaaacatataaatttcagtTAATTCAGTTAACCGGAATATTTCAGTtcagttaatttttttgaaacattTTGATTCGACTAATGGTTAAAAGATTATACAgttcgattaattcggttaatgctAGTTCAGTTCGATTAATAACCGAACCAACCGTTTGACACCTCTAGTGACGACAGCGGACTCTCCACCATCCATATCTGTTGTTACCTCCACTTATCCTATTGTAAAAAAAATCTATGATAAAATAGCATAGCACCAAGATCCTCCTTGCCAAAAACCTCACTCTAAGAGAGAGGAAAACAATCAAATCGACTTATTCAAGCCTTATAGAAGGAAGACACAGCTCAAGACATCCCACAACGAAAGACTCAATGCTTCTACCACCAGCATATAatcaatattttaacaatttaattgtcatattttatgttttattcatGTAAGTAATACTTGTTAAATTTTgagtaaattaaaaatatttaactaattattttatgtaaaaaaattcaatcattaaatatttactaataaagataatatttttaattaatatgttaAAGATATCATCAGATTGatttaaatatttacataaataataagaataattaaattattaaaatttaattatacaaaaaaattaatgaaagtttaaaattatattatgaatCTCTCcacataaattaatattttatcaaatctCGAAAATCCCATTAAAAGTTGGCCCAAATCAATTTAGACCCACATGCTTAACTAGCCAACATTCGAAAACCACCTTATTCTAAAAAGGACCTACAAAAGATTActtcaaatatatttatattatcatATTTGCTTCAAGTTGGTTTTTATTAATTGTGGGTTTTCTTTGAAGGGCTATTTCTTGTTTAGTTGCTCTTTATCTAGTATTGTTAATGATCTTGTTTAAGCAATTATCGGTCAAGATCCCACGACTGAGGGATTCATTTTAGTGTTTTCCTTGTAATTATTGGTTCTTATaattgtttttctttgttttgttcttCAATAAAGAGGCCGCttttaagttaaaaaaataatggttaaaatttttatttgacacTTAAGTAGTACGATTTAAACTTTGTAGTCCCTTTACAATATTACTATTGAAAAAAtgttctttttaattttaatattttaattataattttgaagTATTATTaccaaattaattataacttaacacaaggagaaattattttatagacCCTTCTCGACATATTATTTATGGTctcttttcaattatttaatgacatttcaaCAATTTTTTCCATGTCATTGACAcgtaattttagtaattttttaccTTAAATTTTGAACCTTGAATTTTGAATATCGAATCCCAAACCTCCAATCTTGTACCTCGAACCCTGAATTTAAACCCGAATCTCGAACTCTAAACTCTAAACCTCGaaaaagttattttattttatacaaaaAAAGTTGACTAAACTGCTAAAATTTTAATGGCACTAATATGGTAGCATGCATGACAATATATTGTACATCAT contains:
- the LOC108451230 gene encoding AP2/ERF and B3 domain-containing transcription factor At1g50680-like, producing MVEDDSSIVLNTKQTVLAAETSDSGNSGYKFRPGKRSRYDQIGSLPKFKGVVPQQNGHWGAQIYANHQRIWLGTFKSENEAAMAYDSAAVKLRSGDSHRNFPWTEQNIQESDFQSLYSTEDVLNMIRDGSYQAKFEDFVKILSKRDGKLNTGSNVNKKLVHGDKQFSCMQLFQKELTPSDVGKLNRLVIPKKYAVKYFPHICGTDRQVSAAGGGGVEDIELVFYDKLMVTWKFRYCYWKSSQSFVFTRGWSRFVKEKKLNENDTVTFYSCECSGEDQNGKSFFLIDVNYNGENGLGSSAAAVEEEDRRDDDLAVELELNLGSTIKGYCNKVIEGLENGGRNVKQKSVTLFGVQIN